The proteins below come from a single Panicum hallii strain FIL2 chromosome 7, PHallii_v3.1, whole genome shotgun sequence genomic window:
- the LOC112900412 gene encoding rho GTPase-activating protein 5-like gives MAPFQMRFGLQISPPRSEEEEDDEGEEDEEEEYDDGMESEGTASPPMSMLRAGRGGGAGGGLVGAVVGALRRSLVMCSAGAVGDEDDDDEDSEGEGGIEIGRPTDVRHVSHVTFDRFGGFLGLPADLEPDVPRRTPSASVSVFGVSPTSLQCSYDQRGNSVPTILLMMQRKLYIRDGLKIEGIFRINAENSEEVNVRDQLNSGVVPDEVDLHCLAGLIKAWFRELPAGVLDALTPEQVMHCNTEEDCALLASMLPPVEAALLDWSINLMADVVEHESHNKMNARNIAMVFAPNMTQMADPLTALIHAVQVMNFLKTLILKTLKERKEAAGAVRALQSCSGSPNDQDEPQMSEHLEKPSVLSSQKDFDFPMIDKATPVQVLGADKALHHDSQSRPNEPKFGIDMDHKKSHSDVSSLGRDLNNRVNGSGREFGNRNGEGLFDRFRFRKGVERLCRHPVFQLSRSMKKSADVVFDAPREARQAWV, from the exons ATGGCGCCGTTCCAGATGCGGTTCGGGCTCCAGATCTCCCCGCCgcgctccgaggaggaggaggacgacgaaggggaggaggacgaggaggaagagtacGACGACGGGATGGAGAGCGAGGGGACGGCCTCGCCGCCGATGTCTATGCTGCGggcggggaggggagggggagcgGGGGGAGGGCTGGTGGGCGCGGTGGTCGGGGCGCTGCGGAGGTCACTGGTCATGTGCAGCGCCGGCGCCGTCGGGgatgaggacgacgacgacgaagaCAGCGAGGGGGAAGGGGGgatcgagattgggcggcccaCGGACGTGCGCCACGTCTCGCACGTCACCTTCGACCGCTTCGGCGGCTTCCTCGGCCTCCCCGCCGACCTCGAGCCCGACGTGCCGCGGCGCACGCCCAGCGCCAG TGTCAGTGTATTTGGGGTTTCACCTACGTCTCTGCAATGTTCATATGATCAAAGAGGGAACAGTGTGCCCACAATACTTTTAATGATGCAGAGGAAGTTATATATACGTGATGGACTTAAG ATTGAAGGGATCTTCAGGATTAATGCAGAAAACAGCGAGGAAGTCAATGTCAGGGACCAATTAAACAGTGGAGTGGTTCCAGATGAAGTTGACTTGCACTGCCTTGCTGGGTTGATAAAG GCATGGTTTCGGGAACTTCCTGCAGGAGTCTTGGACGCACTGACACCAGAACAAGTAATGCACTGCAACACCGAAGAGGACTGTGCCCTCCTTGCTTCGATGCTACCACCAGTGGAAGCAGCACTACTTGATTGGTCTATCAATCTGATGGCTGATGTTGTAGAGCATGAAAGCCACAACAAGATGAATGCCCGAAACATCGCGATGGTTTTTGCACCCAATATGACTCAG ATGGCCGATCCGTTAACCGCCCTGATACACGCAGTTCAGGTGATGAATTTCCTCAAGACTTTAATCTTGAAGACTTTAAAGGAACGAAAGGAGGCAGCTGGAGCAGTTCGGGCATTGCAATCATGCTCTGGTTCCCCAAATGACCAAGATGAACCTCAGATGTCAGAGCATTTGGAGAAACCTTCAGTTCTTTCCAGTCAGAAAGACTTTGATTTTCCCATGATTGATAAGGCCACTCCTGTTCAAGTCCTTGGAGCTGATAAAGCTCTCCATCATGATTCACAGAGCCGTCCCAATGAGCCAAAGTTTGGAATTGACATGGACCACAAGAAAAGCCACAGTGATGTTTCCTCTCTTGGCAGAGATTTGAATAACCGAGTCAATGGTTCTGGAAGAGAATTTGGTAACAGAAATGGGGAAGGCTTGTTCGACAGATTTAGGTTTAGGAAAGGGGTTGAGAGGCTTTGCAGGCATCCCGTGTTTCAATTGAGTAGGTCCATGAAGAAGTCTGCAGATGTGGTCTTTGATGCACCCAGAGAAGCAAGACAAGCCTGGGTATGA
- the LOC112901695 gene encoding ubiquitin fusion degradation protein 1 homolog: MFYGGYAYQGNTFEQTYRCYPASFFDKPHLEGGDKVIMPPSALDRLASLHIEYPMLFELHNDATQRTSHSGVLEFVAEEGMIIMPYWMMQNMLLQEGDTIRVKNATLPKGTYVKLQPHTTDFLDISNPKAILEKTLRNFSCLTTGDSIMVAYNNKQYYIDIVETKPASAVSIIETDCEVDFAPPLDYKEPEKPQQPTVPASKATAEGGDTVVEDEPKFKPFTGSGKRLDGKASKLQASEVPSSARSVPSDSNKRSNEQTSAPATSGASNSTRQETGKLVFGSSASNNKEPQKAPAKEEEPPKKDEPKFQAFSGKSYSLKR, from the exons ATG TTTTACGGTGGATATGCGTACCAAGGCAATACGTTTGAGCAAACTTACCGTTGTTATCCAGCATCCTTCTTTGATAAG CCACACCTGGAAGGTGGTGACAAAG TAATAATGCCACCATCTGCCCTTGATCGCCTGG CTTCCCTCCACATCGAGTACCCAATGCTATTTGAACTGCACAATGATGCAACTCAACGGACTTCACACTCTGGTGTTTTGGAGTTTGTGGCAGAAGAAGGCATGATCATCATGCCGTACTGG ATGATGCAAAACATGCTTCTTCAAGAGGGTGACACTATCCGTGTGAAAAACGCCACCCTTCCCAAGGGTACATATGTGAAGTTGCAACCTCACACAACTGATTTTCTGGACATCTCAAATCCAAAAGCCAT CCTGGAGAAAACTCTAAGAAATTTCTCCTGTTTAACTACGGGAGACAGCATCATGGTGGCTTACAACAACAAACAGTATTATATTGATATTGTTGAAACAAAGCCTGCTTCAGCTGTTAGCATCATTGAGACAGACTGTGAAGTGGATTTTGCTCCTCCCCTTGACTACAAAGAACCTGAGAAACCACAGCAGCCGACAGTTCCTGCCAGCAAGGCAACTGCTGAAG GTGGAGATACTGTAGTCGAAGATGAACCAAAATTCAAACCATTTACTGGTTCCGGAAAGCGGTTGGATGGTAAAGCCTCAAAACTACAAGCATCCGAGGTTCCATCCAGTGCACGTTCTGTTCCCTCGGATTCAAACAAAAGATCAAATGAGCAAACATCTGCACCCGCAACTTCTGGAGCTAGCAATTCCACTCGTCAGGAAACAGGAAAGCTTGTTTTTGGTTCAAGTGCAAGCAACAATAAGGAACCACAAAAG GCTCCTGCTAAAGAGGAGGAACCCCCGAAGAAGGACGAGCCCAAGTTCCAAGCTTTTAGTGGGAAGAGCTACTCCTTGAAACGTTAG
- the LOC112900413 gene encoding GDSL esterase/lipase At5g41890 isoform X2: MYISLCRLSQTTYAHTRSMTMSVVPHAFFIFGDSLVDAGNNDYLVTLSKANAPPYGVDFAFSGGEPTGRFTNGMTIADIMGEALGQKSLAPPYLAPNSSAAVASSGINYGSGSSGIFDDTGSFYIGRIPLRQQIDYFEKTKAQILETMGEEAATDFFKKALFVIAAGSNDILEYVSPSVPFFGREKPDPSSFQNALVSNLTFYLKRLNELGARKFVVSDVGPLGCIPYVRALEFMPAGECSASANRVTEGYNKKLKRMVERMNQETGPESKFVYTNTYDIVMEIIQNYRQYGFDNALDPCCGGSFPPFLCIGIANSSSSLCSDRSKYVFWDAFHPTEAANLIVAGKLLDGDAAAASPINVRELFQYEYK, from the exons ATGTACATCAGCCTGTGCAGGCTGTCACAGACGACGTATGCACATACAAGAAGCATGACAATGTCAG TAGTGCCTCATGCTTTCTTCATCTTTGGAGACTCCCTTGTCGACGCAGGCAACAATGACTATCTTGTGACCCTTTCCAAGGCCAATGCGCCACCGTACGGAGTCGATTTCGCATTCTCTGGTGGTGAGCCAACCGGAAGGTTCACAAACGGGATGACCATTGCAGATATCATGG GTGAAGCCTTGGGGCAGAAATCTCTGGCTCCACCCTACTTGGCCCCAAATTCAAGTGCTGCAGTGGCGAGCAGTGGGATCAACTATGGCTCTGGATCTTCTGGCATATTTGACGATACTGGTTCTTTTTAT ATTGGAAGGATTCCGCTACGACAGCAAATCGACTACTTTGAAAAGACCAAAGCACAGATACTGGAGACCATGGGCGAGGAAGCTGCAACCGATTTCTTCAAGAAGGCGCTCTTCGTTATAGCAGCAGGATCCAATGATATTCTGGAGTATGTTTCACCTTCGGTACCGTTCTTTGGACGAGAGAAGCCTGATCCTTCATCCTTTCAGAATGCGTTGGTTTCCAACCTGACATTTTATCTGAAG AGACTGAATGAACTGGGGGCCAGGAAGTTCGTTGTGTCCGATGTCGGGCCGCTCGGTTGTATACCGTACGTTCGTGCTCTGGAATTCATGCCTGCGGGCGAGTGTTCAGCATCTGCGAATCGAGTCACTGAAGGATACAACAAGAAACTGAAGAGGATGGTCGAAAGGATGAACCAGGAAACGGGTCCGGAGAGTAAATTCGTCTACACGAACACGTACGACATCGTGATGGAGATCATTCAGAACTACCGTCAGTATG GTTTCGACAACGCGCTGGACCCGTGCTGCGGCGGCAGCTTCCCTCCGTTCCTCTGCATCGGCATCGCCAACTCCAGCTCGTCGCTGTGCAGTGACCGCTCCAAGTACGTGTTCTGGGACGCGTTCCACCCGACGGAGGCCGCCAACCTCATCGTCGCCGGCAAGCTCCTCGACGGGGACGCAGCCGCGGCGTCCCCCATCAACGTCCGCGAGCTGTTCCAGTACGAGTACAAGTGA
- the LOC112900413 gene encoding GDSL esterase/lipase At5g41890 isoform X1 codes for MALSRAIYCSSVLIAALLLVVPSSAVVPHAFFIFGDSLVDAGNNDYLVTLSKANAPPYGVDFAFSGGEPTGRFTNGMTIADIMGEALGQKSLAPPYLAPNSSAAVASSGINYGSGSSGIFDDTGSFYIGRIPLRQQIDYFEKTKAQILETMGEEAATDFFKKALFVIAAGSNDILEYVSPSVPFFGREKPDPSSFQNALVSNLTFYLKRLNELGARKFVVSDVGPLGCIPYVRALEFMPAGECSASANRVTEGYNKKLKRMVERMNQETGPESKFVYTNTYDIVMEIIQNYRQYGFDNALDPCCGGSFPPFLCIGIANSSSSLCSDRSKYVFWDAFHPTEAANLIVAGKLLDGDAAAASPINVRELFQYEYK; via the exons ATGGCTCTGTCCCGTGCCATCTACTGCTCCTCTGTCCTCATTGCCGCACTGCTGCTTGTTGTTCCTTCATCCGCAGTAGTGCCTCATGCTTTCTTCATCTTTGGAGACTCCCTTGTCGACGCAGGCAACAATGACTATCTTGTGACCCTTTCCAAGGCCAATGCGCCACCGTACGGAGTCGATTTCGCATTCTCTGGTGGTGAGCCAACCGGAAGGTTCACAAACGGGATGACCATTGCAGATATCATGG GTGAAGCCTTGGGGCAGAAATCTCTGGCTCCACCCTACTTGGCCCCAAATTCAAGTGCTGCAGTGGCGAGCAGTGGGATCAACTATGGCTCTGGATCTTCTGGCATATTTGACGATACTGGTTCTTTTTAT ATTGGAAGGATTCCGCTACGACAGCAAATCGACTACTTTGAAAAGACCAAAGCACAGATACTGGAGACCATGGGCGAGGAAGCTGCAACCGATTTCTTCAAGAAGGCGCTCTTCGTTATAGCAGCAGGATCCAATGATATTCTGGAGTATGTTTCACCTTCGGTACCGTTCTTTGGACGAGAGAAGCCTGATCCTTCATCCTTTCAGAATGCGTTGGTTTCCAACCTGACATTTTATCTGAAG AGACTGAATGAACTGGGGGCCAGGAAGTTCGTTGTGTCCGATGTCGGGCCGCTCGGTTGTATACCGTACGTTCGTGCTCTGGAATTCATGCCTGCGGGCGAGTGTTCAGCATCTGCGAATCGAGTCACTGAAGGATACAACAAGAAACTGAAGAGGATGGTCGAAAGGATGAACCAGGAAACGGGTCCGGAGAGTAAATTCGTCTACACGAACACGTACGACATCGTGATGGAGATCATTCAGAACTACCGTCAGTATG GTTTCGACAACGCGCTGGACCCGTGCTGCGGCGGCAGCTTCCCTCCGTTCCTCTGCATCGGCATCGCCAACTCCAGCTCGTCGCTGTGCAGTGACCGCTCCAAGTACGTGTTCTGGGACGCGTTCCACCCGACGGAGGCCGCCAACCTCATCGTCGCCGGCAAGCTCCTCGACGGGGACGCAGCCGCGGCGTCCCCCATCAACGTCCGCGAGCTGTTCCAGTACGAGTACAAGTGA
- the LOC112900812 gene encoding probable inactive leucine-rich repeat receptor kinase XIAO: MPPSRSLFLLLMLALASALAQPPPAPPVARTAAVRAEIDALLAFRRGVRDPYGAMSGWDAASPSAPCSWRGVACAPGGGGRVVELQLPRLRLSGPISPELGSLQYLERLSLRSNDLSGAIPATLARVTSLRAVFLQSNSLSGPIPQSFLANLTNLDTFDVSGNLLSGPVPASFPPTLKYLDLSSNAFSGTIPASISASAPSLQFLNLSFNRLRGTVPASLGALQNLHYLWLDGNLLEGTIPAALANCSALLHLSLQGNSLRGILPSAVAAIPTLQILSVSRNQLTGAIPAAAFGGQGNSSLRIVQLGGNEFSQVDVPGGLASDLQVVDLGGNKLGGPFPTWLTGAWGLTLLDLSGNALTGELPPVVGQLTALLELRLGGNAFTGAVPAEIGRCGALQVLDLEGNHFSGEMPSALGGLPRLREVYLGGNTFSGQIPTSLGNLSWLEALSIPRNKLTGGLSGELFQLGNLTFLDLSENNLTGEIPPAMGNLSALQTLNLSGNAFSGRIPSTIGNLQNLRVLDLSGQKNLSGNVPAELFGLPQLQYVSFADNSFSGDVPEGFSSLWSLRHLNLSSNSFTGSIPATYGYLPSLQVLSASHNRISGELPAELANCSNLTVLELGGNQLTGSIPSDLSRLGELEELDLSYNQLSGKIPPEISNCSSLALLKLDDNHIGGDIPASLANLSKLQTLDLSSNNLTGSIPASLAQIPGLVSFNVSHNELTGEIPAMLGSRFGSPSAYASNSDLCGPPLESECGEYRRRRRRQKVQRLALLIGVVAAAVLLLGLFCCCCVFSLLRWRRRFIESRDGVKKRRRSPGRGSGSSGTSTENGVSQPKLIMFNSRITYADTVEATRQFDEENVLSRGRHGLVFKACYSDGTVLAILRLPSTSADGAVIIEEGSFRKEAESLGKVKHRNLTVLRGYYAGPPPDVRLLVYDYMPNGNLATLLQEASHQDGHILNWPMRHLIALGVSRGLAFLHQSGVVHGDVKPQNILFDADFEPHLSDFGLEPMVVTAGAAAAAAAASTSAATPVGSLGYVAPDAAAAGQATREGDVYSFGIVLLELLTGRRPGMFAGEEEDIVKWVKRQLQRGAVAELLEPGLLELDPESSEWEEFLLGIKVGLLCTASDPLDRPAMGDVVFMLEGCRVGPDIPSSADPTSQPSPA, translated from the coding sequence ATGCCGCCGTCGCGGTCGCTGTTCCTGTTGCTCATGCTCGCGCTGGCCTCGGCGCTGGCGCAGCCGCCCCCTGCACCGCCGGTGGCGCGGACGGCCGCGGTACGGGCGGAGATCGACGCGCTCCTCGCGTTCCGCCGCGGGGTGCGCGACCCCTACGGCGCCATGTCCGGGTGGGACGCGGCGTCGCCCTCGGCGCCCTGCTCCTGGCGCGGCGTCGCGTgcgcgcccggcggcggcggccgcgtcgtcGAGCTGCAGCTCCCGCGGCTCCGCCTCTCGGGCCCCATTTCGCCGGAGCTAGGCTCGCTGCAGTACCTCGAGCGGCTCAGCCTCCGCTCCAACGACCTCTCCGGCGCCATCCCGGCGACGCTGGCCCGCGTCACCTCGCTCCGCGCCGTCTTCCTCCAGTCCAACTCGCTCTCCGGCCCCATTCCCCAGTCCTTCCTCGCCAACCTCACCAACCTCGATACCTTCGACGTGTCCGGCAACCTCCTGTCCGGTCCCGTCCCCGCTTCGTTTCCCCCCACCTTGAAATACCTCGACCTCTCCTCCAATGCCTTCTCCGGCACCATCCCGGCAAGCATTAGCGCCTCGGCGCCGAGCCTCCAGTTCCTGAACCTATCCTTCAACCGGCTCCGGGGCACCGTGCCGGCGTCGCTGGGCGCCTTGCAGAACCTGCATTACCTCTGGCTCGACGGGAACCTCCTCGAGGGGACCATCCCTGCGGCGCTAGCCAACTGCTCGGCGCTGCTCCACCTCAGCCTGCAGGGGAACTCGCTCCGCGGCATCCTGCCGTCCGCGGTCGCCGCGATACCCACGCTGCAGATTCTCTCAGTGTCGCGGAACCAGCTCACCGGCGCCAtcccggcggcggcgttcggcgGCCAGGGGAACTCGTCGCTGCGCATCGTGCAGCTCGGCGGCAACGAGTTCTCCCAGGTGGACGTGCCGGGAGGGCTCGCCTCGGATCTCCAGGTGGTGGACCTGGGTGGCAACAAGCTGGGTGGTCCGTTCCCGACCTGGCTCACCGGGGCTTGGGGACTGACGCTGCTCGACCTCTCCGGCAATGCGCTCACCGGCGAGTTGCCGCCGGTGGTCGGGCAGCTCACCGCACTGCTGGAGCTGCGCCTTGGCGGCAATGCTTTCACTGGCGCCGTGCCTGCGGAGATTGGCAGATGCGGCGCACTCCAGGTGCTTGATCTCGAGGGCAACCACTTCTCCGGCGAGATGCCATCAGCTCTTGGCGGTCTCCCGAGGCTCAGAGAGGTCTATCTCGGTGGAAACACTTTCTCCGGCCAGATTCCGACGAGCTTGGGGAATCTGTCATGGCTGGAGGCATTGTCCATACCGAGGAACAAACTCACTGGTGGCCTTTCGGGTGAGCTCTTCCAGCTGGGAAACCTGACGTTCCTGGACCTATCTGAGAACAACCTTACCGGAGAGATCCCTCCGGCCATGGGTAATCTGTCTGCTCTTCAGACTTTGAATTTGAGTGGCAATGCCTTCTCTGGCCGCATTCCATCGACCATTGGCAACCTGCAGAACCTGCGAGTTCTTGACCTCTCTGGTCAGAAGAACCTCTCTGGCAATGTCCCGGCAGAGCTTTTCGGCTTGCCGCAGCTGCAATATGTGTCATTCGCCGACAACTCATTCTCTGGGGATGTTCCTGAAGGATTCAGCAGTCTTTGGAGCCTGCGGCATCTCAACCTCTCCAGCAATTCATTCACTGGGTCGATCCCGGCAACATATGGGTACCTGCCATCGCTTCAAGTGCTGTCGGCTTCGCACAACCGCATTTCTGGGGAGCTTCCTGCTGAGCTCGCCAATTGTTCCAACCTCACTGTGCTTGAGCTCGGTGGCAACCAGCTGACTGGCTCCATCCCGAGTGACCTCTCAAGGCTTGGTGAATTGGAGGAGCTTGACCTCAGCTACAATCAGCTCTCGGGCAAGATACCACCGGAGATTTCCAACTGCTCGTCACTTGCCCTTCTCAAGCTTGATGACAATCATATTGGTGGTGACATACCAGCATCTCTTGCCAACCTCTCGAAGCTGCAGACACTTGACCTGTCGTCCAACAATCTTACAGGCAGCATCCCTGCTTCATTGGCTCAGATTCCAGGCCTTGTATCATTCAATGTGTCACACAATGAGCTTACTGGTGAGATACCGGCAATGCTCGGCTCCCGCTTTGGCTCTCCTTCAGCATATGCTTCAAACTCAGATTTGTGCGGTCCGCCATTGGAGAGCGAATGTGGTGAGTACCGGCGGCGCCGGAGACGACAGAAGGTGCAGCGCCTGGCTCTGCTAATTGGTGTGGTGGCTGCTGCCGTGCTGCTCCTTGGGCTGTTCTGCTGTTGCTGCGTGTTCAGCTTGCTGCGGTGGAGGCGCCGGTTCATTGAGAGCCGTGATGGTGTCAAGAAGAGGAGACGCAGCCCTGGACGTGGCAGCGGGTCGAGTGGCACAAGCACGGAGAATGGTGTCAGCCAGCCGAAGCTGATCATGTTCAACTCAAGGATCACCTATGCTGACACGGTTGAGGCGACGCGGCAGTTCGACGAGGAGAATGTGCTCAGCCGAGGCCGCCATGGTCTCGTGTTCAAAGCTTGTTACAGTGATGGCACCGTGCTGGCCATTTTGCGGCTTCCATCCACCTCTGCCGATGGTGCTGTGATAATTGAGGAGGGCTCATTCAGAAAAGAGGCCGAGTCTCTCGGCAAGGTGAAGCACAGGAACCTCACTGTGCTCCGTGGCTACTACGCAGGGCCGCCGCCTGATGTTCGCCTGCTGGTCTATGACTACATGCCCAACGGCAACCTTGCCACATTGCTCCAGGAAGCATCCCACCAAGACGGCCACATCCTCAACTGGCCAATGAGGCACCTCATCGCGCTTGGTGTCTCCCGCGGCCTTGCGTTCCTGCACCAGTCCGGCGTCGTGCACGGCGACGTCAAGCCACAGAACATCCTCTTCGATGCCGACTTCGAGCCGCACCTGTCTGACTTCGGCCTCGAGCCGATGGTGGTGACCGCGGGTGCCGCtgcggctgccgccgccgcatcaaCATCAGCTGCGACGCCAGTAGGCTCGCTCGGCTACGTCGCCCCCGACGCTGCTGCCGCCGGGCAGGCCACGAGGGAAggcgacgtgtacagcttcGGCATCGTGCTGCTGGAGCTCCTCACCGGGCGGCGCCCCGGCATGTtcgcgggggaggaggaggacatCGTGAAGTGGGTGAAGCGGCAGCTGCAGCGCGGCGCGGTGGCGGAGCTGCTGGAGCCGGGCCTGCTGGAGCTGGACCCGGAGTCCTCCGAATGGGAGGAGTTCCTGCTGGGCATCAAGGTCGGGCTGCTCTGCACCGCGTCCGACCCGCTGGACCGCCCGGCCATGGGCGACGTGGTGTTCATGCTGGAGGGCTGCCGCGTCGGCCCGGACATCCCGTCCTCCGCCGACCCCACCTCCCAGCCGTCGCCGGCGTAG
- the LOC112901740 gene encoding polyprenol reductase 1-like isoform X1, giving the protein METGGGPALQPLLCLTWVAAILPIAAAALPIPAAAGGRLLHQLLCAISSRGKTARASSASSSSKARFTVPQKFFLHFYVVGVVVTTTLLLAIWFYAYMKMTPLVPEPSSYSTIASHLVGSSSSFSLASFWSSRPREHKYRVWRTVFVLILMEIQVLRRLYETEHVFHYSPSARMHIMGYLLGLFYYVAAPLSLASSSLPEAIQYLRYQIAEFIVKGRARMPDLVIDPSHLLKPLLKLGWCQWIGAVIFIWGSLHQIRCHAILGSLREHKDSDEYVIPCGDWFSQVSCPHYLAELVIYLGMLIASGGSDISVWFLYLFVIANLSFAAVQTHKWYVQKFEDYPRSRYAIIPFVC; this is encoded by the exons ATGGAGACGGGAGGCGGGCCCGCGCTCCAGCCCCTCCTCTGCCTCACCTGGGTCGCCGCCATCCtccccatcgccgccgccgcgctgccgatccccgcggccgccggcgggcgCCTCCTCCACCAGCTGCTCTGCGCCATCTCCTCCCGCGGCAAGACCGCCAGGGCATCCTCCGCGTCCTCGTCCTCCAAGGCG AGGTTCACCGTTCCGCAAAAATTCTTCTTGCATTTTTACGTGGTGGGTGTGGTTGTGACGACAACCTTGCTACTTGCAATATGGTTCTATGCATACATGAAAATGACACCATTGGTGCCGGAGCCATCGAGTTACTCCACAATTGCTAGCCATCTTGTTGGAAGTTCCAGTTCATTCTCTTTGGCAAGTTTCTGGTCATCACGCCCCAGGGAACACAAGTATCGTGTCTGGCGGACTGTATTTGTACTTATATTGATGGAAATTCAGGTTCTGAGACGCCTGTATGAGACCGAACATGTGTTCCACTACAGCCCTTCGGCTCGGATGCACATCATGGGATATCTGTTGGGTCTTTT CTACTATGTGGCTGCTCCTTTATCACTTGCTAGTTCTTCTCTTCCTGAAGCAATACAGTATCTTCGATATCAAATAGCTGAGTTCATAGTAAAGGGTCGAGCAAGGATGCCGGACCTAGTAATTGACCCGTCACATCTTTTGAAGCCTCTTCTAAAGTTGGGGTGGTGCCAGTGGATTGGTGCTGTTATTTTCATATGGGGGTCGCTCCATCAGATCCGCTGCCATGCAATTCTT GGATCATTGCGTGAACACAAAGATTCTGATGAATATGTAATTCCATGCGGTGACTGGTTTAGTCAGGTGTCTTGCCCCCATTACCTTGCTGAACTA GTAATATATTTGGGCATGCTGATAGCTAGTGGTGGATCAGACATTTCGGTGTGGTTCCTGTACCTTTTTGTG ATAGCAAACTTGTCCTTTGCAGCAGTACAAACTCATAAATGGTATGTTCAGAAATTTGAAGATTACCCTCGCTCTCGCTACGCAATCATTCCATTTGTATGCTAG
- the LOC112901740 gene encoding polyprenol reductase 1-like isoform X2 → MKMTPLVPEPSSYSTIASHLVGSSSSFSLASFWSSRPREHKYRVWRTVFVLILMEIQVLRRLYETEHVFHYSPSARMHIMGYLLGLFYYVAAPLSLASSSLPEAIQYLRYQIAEFIVKGRARMPDLVIDPSHLLKPLLKLGWCQWIGAVIFIWGSLHQIRCHAILGSLREHKDSDEYVIPCGDWFSQVSCPHYLAELVIYLGMLIASGGSDISVWFLYLFVIANLSFAAVQTHKWYVQKFEDYPRSRYAIIPFVC, encoded by the exons ATGAAAATGACACCATTGGTGCCGGAGCCATCGAGTTACTCCACAATTGCTAGCCATCTTGTTGGAAGTTCCAGTTCATTCTCTTTGGCAAGTTTCTGGTCATCACGCCCCAGGGAACACAAGTATCGTGTCTGGCGGACTGTATTTGTACTTATATTGATGGAAATTCAGGTTCTGAGACGCCTGTATGAGACCGAACATGTGTTCCACTACAGCCCTTCGGCTCGGATGCACATCATGGGATATCTGTTGGGTCTTTT CTACTATGTGGCTGCTCCTTTATCACTTGCTAGTTCTTCTCTTCCTGAAGCAATACAGTATCTTCGATATCAAATAGCTGAGTTCATAGTAAAGGGTCGAGCAAGGATGCCGGACCTAGTAATTGACCCGTCACATCTTTTGAAGCCTCTTCTAAAGTTGGGGTGGTGCCAGTGGATTGGTGCTGTTATTTTCATATGGGGGTCGCTCCATCAGATCCGCTGCCATGCAATTCTT GGATCATTGCGTGAACACAAAGATTCTGATGAATATGTAATTCCATGCGGTGACTGGTTTAGTCAGGTGTCTTGCCCCCATTACCTTGCTGAACTA GTAATATATTTGGGCATGCTGATAGCTAGTGGTGGATCAGACATTTCGGTGTGGTTCCTGTACCTTTTTGTG ATAGCAAACTTGTCCTTTGCAGCAGTACAAACTCATAAATGGTATGTTCAGAAATTTGAAGATTACCCTCGCTCTCGCTACGCAATCATTCCATTTGTATGCTAG